One window from the genome of Diospyros lotus cultivar Yz01 chromosome 11, ASM1463336v1, whole genome shotgun sequence encodes:
- the LOC127813575 gene encoding protein DMR6-LIKE OXYGENASE 2-like, whose protein sequence is MSTAGGAKKMLVSDLASSATHVPLNYIRPVSERPNLTNIQSTTTADASIPLIDLEDLHGPSFRSHIIAQIGQACQEDDFFQIKNHGVPETTIGKAMRMAREFFRLPESERLKNYSDDPSKSTRLSTSFSVKTEQVSNWREFLRLHCYPLHDYVHEWPTNPLSFREEVAEYCSSVRGLVLRLLEAISESLGLPGDQISNQLGKHAQHMAMNYYPPCPQPELTYGLPSHTDPNLITILLQDDIPGLQVLQQGKWVAVNPIPNTFIVNIGDQMQVLSNDRYKSVLHRALMNEKKERISIPTFYCPSPDAVIGPTSELIDENHPAVYKRFTYQEYYHKFWNSGLFTESCLDLFKASYLSRL, encoded by the exons ATGTCCACCGCCGGTGGTGCGAAGAAGATGCTAGTAAGCGACCTGGCATCCAGTGCCACTCACGTCCCCTTAAACTACATTCGACCCGTTTCGGAGCGTCCTAATCTCACAAACATTCAAAGCACTACTACTGCTGATGCTTCGATTCCACTCATAGATCTTGAGGATCTCCACGGTCCTAGCTT CCGCTCTCACATAATCGCACAGATTGGTCAAGCCTGCCAAGAAGATGATTTCTTCCAG ATTAAGAACCATGGAGTACCGGAGACGACGATCGGAAAGGCGATGCGGATGGCGAGAGAATTCTTCAGGCTGCCTGAAAGCGAGAGGTTGAAGAACTACTCCGACGACCCTTCAAAGTCCACGAGGCTGTCCACGAGTTTCAGCGTGAAAACCGAGCAGGTGTCCAACTGGAGAGAATTCCTGAGACTCCACTGTTACCCTCTCCATGACTACGTGCACGAGTGGCCAACAAATCCTCTATCTTTCAG GGAGGAGGTAGCCGAGTATTGCAGCAGCGTGAGGGGACTGGTTCTGAGGCTGCTTGAAGCCATATCGGAGAGCCTGGGCCTGCCTGGAGATCAAATAAGTAACCAATTGGGCAAGCATGCCCAGCACATGGCTATGAATTATTACCCTCCATGTCCCCAACCGGAGCTTACTTACGGGTTGCCGAGCCATACGGATCCAAACTTAATTACAATCCTTCTTCAAGATGACATCCCCGGCTTGCAGGTCCTCCAGCAAGGAAAATGGGTCGCCGTAAATCCTATTCCCAACACATTCATCGTTAACATCGGAGATCAAATGCAG GTTCTGAGCAATGATCGTTACAAAAGCGTGCTGCATCGAGCTTTGATGAACGAGAAGAAGGAACGAATTTCAATTCCGACGTTCTACTGCCCATCTCCGGACGCTGTGATTGGTCCCACTTCAGAGTTGATCGATGAGAACCACCCCGCGGTTTATAAGAGATTCACTTACCAGGAATACTATCATAAGTTTTGGAATAGCGGTCTTTTCACCGAGTCCTGCCTCGACTTGTTCAAAGCCTCTTATCTTTCCAGGCTCTAA
- the LOC127813573 gene encoding protein DMR6-LIKE OXYGENASE 2-like isoform X2 produces MSTAGGAKKMLVSDLASSATHVPSNYIRPVLERPNLTNIQSPITADASIPLIDLEDLHGPSRSHIIAQIGQACQEDGFFQIKNHGVPETTIGKAMRTAREFFRLPESERLKNYSDDPSKSTRLSTSFNVKTEQVSNWRDFLRLHCYPLRDYVHEWPTNPLSFREEVAEYCSSVRGLVLRLLEAISESLGLPGDHISNQLGKHAQHMAMNYYPPCPQPELTYGLPSHTDPNLITILLQDDVPGLQVLRQGKWVAVNPIPNTFIVNIGDQMQVLSNDRYKSVLHRALVNEKKERISIPTFYCPSPDAVIGPTSELIDESHPAVYKRFTYQEYYHKFWNRGLATESCLDMFKISSSLYDLKSLTL; encoded by the exons ATGTCCACCGCCGGTGGTGCGAAGAAGATGCTGGTAAGCGACCTGGCATCCAGTGCCACTCACGTCCCCTCAAACTACATTCGACCCGTTTTGGAGCGTCCTAATCTCACAAACATTCAAAGCCCTATTACTGCTGATGCTTCGATTCCACTTATAGATCTTGAGGATCTCCACGGTCCTAGCCGCTCTCACATAATCGCACAGATTGGTCAAGCCTGCCAAGAAGATGGTTTCTTCCAG ATTAAGAACCATGGAGTACCGGAGACGACGATCGGAAAGGCGATGCGGACGGCGAGAGAATTCTTCAGGCTGCCTGAAAGCGAGAGGTTGAAGAACTACTCCGACGACCCTTCAAAGTCCACGAGGCTGTCCACGAGTTTCAACGTGAAAACCGAGCAGGTGTCCAATTGGAGAGATTTCCTGCGACTCCACTGTTACCCTCTCCGTGACTACGTCCACGAGTGGCCAACAAATCCTCTATCTTTCAG GGAGGAGGTAGCCGAGTATTGCAGCAGCGTGAGGGGACTGGTTCTGAGGCTGCTTGAAGCCATATCGGAGAGCCTGGGCCTGCCTGGAGATCACATAAGTAACCAATTGGGCAAGCATGCCCAGCACATGGCTATGAATTATTACCCTCCATGTCCCCAACCGGAGCTTACTTACGGGTTGCCGAGCCATACGGATCCAAACTTAATTACAATCCTTCTTCAAGATGACGTCCCCGGCTTGCAGGTCCTCCGGCAAGGAAAATGGGTAGCCGTAAATCCTATTCCCAACACATTCATCGTCAACATCGGAGATCAAATGCAG GTTCTGAGCAATGATCGTTACAAGAGCGTGCTGCATCGAGCTTTGGTGAACGAAAAGAAGGAACGAATTTCAATTCCGACGTTCTACTGTCCATCCCCGGACGCTGTGATTGGTCCCACTTCAGAGTTGATCGATGAGAGCCACCCCGCGGTTTATAAGAGATTCACTTATCAGGAATACTATCATAAGTTTTGGAACAGAGGTCTTGCCACCGAGTCCTGCCTCGACATGTTCAAAATCTCTTCATCTTTGTATGACCTCAAGTCACTCACCTTGTAG
- the LOC127813573 gene encoding protein DMR6-LIKE OXYGENASE 2-like isoform X3 yields MTTSTTSGQQILYLSVYIRRSCATEDIKRASCNGRYHNVHRRWCEEDADLEDLHGLSRSHIIAQIGQACQEDGFFQIKNHGVPETTIGKAMRTAREFFRLPESERLKNYSDDPSKSTRLSTSFNVKTEQVSNWRDFLRLHCYPLRDYVHEWPTNPLSFREEVAEYCSSVRGLVLRLLEAISESLGLPGDHISNQLGKHAQHMAMNYYPPCPQPELTYGLPSHTDPNLITILLQDDVPGLQVLRQGKWVAVNPIPNTFIVNIGDQMQVLSNDRYKSVLHRALVNEKKERISIPTFYCPSPDAVIGPTSELIDESHPAVYKRFTYQEYYHKFWNRGLATESCLDMFKISSSLYDLKSLTL; encoded by the exons ATGACTACGTCCACCACGAGTGGCCAACAAATCCTTTATCTTTCAG TTTATATAAGGCGGAGCTGCGCCACCGAAGATATCAAAAGAGCCAGTTGCAACGGCCGATACCACAATGTCCACCGCCGGTGGTGCGAAGAAGATGCTG ATCTTGAGGATCTCCACGGTCTTAGCCGCTCTCACATAATCGCACAGATTGGTCAAGCCTGCCAAGAAGATGGTTTCTTCCAG ATTAAGAACCATGGAGTACCGGAGACGACGATCGGAAAGGCGATGCGGACGGCGAGAGAATTCTTCAGGCTGCCTGAAAGCGAGAGGTTGAAGAACTACTCCGACGACCCTTCAAAGTCCACGAGGCTGTCCACGAGTTTCAACGTGAAAACCGAGCAGGTGTCCAATTGGAGAGATTTCCTGCGACTCCACTGTTACCCTCTCCGTGACTACGTCCACGAGTGGCCAACAAATCCTCTATCTTTCAG GGAGGAGGTAGCCGAGTATTGCAGCAGCGTGAGGGGACTGGTTCTGAGGCTGCTTGAAGCCATATCGGAGAGCCTGGGCCTGCCTGGAGATCACATAAGTAACCAATTGGGCAAGCATGCCCAGCACATGGCTATGAATTATTACCCTCCATGTCCCCAACCGGAGCTTACTTACGGGTTGCCGAGCCATACGGATCCAAACTTAATTACAATCCTTCTTCAAGATGACGTCCCCGGCTTGCAGGTCCTCCGGCAAGGAAAATGGGTAGCCGTAAATCCTATTCCCAACACATTCATCGTCAACATCGGAGATCAAATGCAG GTTCTGAGCAATGATCGTTACAAGAGCGTGCTGCATCGAGCTTTGGTGAACGAAAAGAAGGAACGAATTTCAATTCCGACGTTCTACTGTCCATCCCCGGACGCTGTGATTGGTCCCACTTCAGAGTTGATCGATGAGAGCCACCCCGCGGTTTATAAGAGATTCACTTATCAGGAATACTATCATAAGTTTTGGAACAGAGGTCTTGCCACCGAGTCCTGCCTCGACATGTTCAAAATCTCTTCATCTTTGTATGACCTCAAGTCACTCACCTTGTAG
- the LOC127813573 gene encoding protein DMR6-LIKE OXYGENASE 2-like isoform X4 encodes MTTSTTSGQQILYLSDLEDLHGLSRSHIIAQIGQACQEDGFFQIKNHGVPETTIGKAMRTAREFFRLPESERLKNYSDDPSKSTRLSTSFNVKTEQVSNWRDFLRLHCYPLRDYVHEWPTNPLSFREEVAEYCSSVRGLVLRLLEAISESLGLPGDHISNQLGKHAQHMAMNYYPPCPQPELTYGLPSHTDPNLITILLQDDVPGLQVLRQGKWVAVNPIPNTFIVNIGDQMQVLSNDRYKSVLHRALVNEKKERISIPTFYCPSPDAVIGPTSELIDESHPAVYKRFTYQEYYHKFWNRGLATESCLDMFKISSSLYDLKSLTL; translated from the exons ATGACTACGTCCACCACGAGTGGCCAACAAATCCTTTATCTTTCAG ATCTTGAGGATCTCCACGGTCTTAGCCGCTCTCACATAATCGCACAGATTGGTCAAGCCTGCCAAGAAGATGGTTTCTTCCAG ATTAAGAACCATGGAGTACCGGAGACGACGATCGGAAAGGCGATGCGGACGGCGAGAGAATTCTTCAGGCTGCCTGAAAGCGAGAGGTTGAAGAACTACTCCGACGACCCTTCAAAGTCCACGAGGCTGTCCACGAGTTTCAACGTGAAAACCGAGCAGGTGTCCAATTGGAGAGATTTCCTGCGACTCCACTGTTACCCTCTCCGTGACTACGTCCACGAGTGGCCAACAAATCCTCTATCTTTCAG GGAGGAGGTAGCCGAGTATTGCAGCAGCGTGAGGGGACTGGTTCTGAGGCTGCTTGAAGCCATATCGGAGAGCCTGGGCCTGCCTGGAGATCACATAAGTAACCAATTGGGCAAGCATGCCCAGCACATGGCTATGAATTATTACCCTCCATGTCCCCAACCGGAGCTTACTTACGGGTTGCCGAGCCATACGGATCCAAACTTAATTACAATCCTTCTTCAAGATGACGTCCCCGGCTTGCAGGTCCTCCGGCAAGGAAAATGGGTAGCCGTAAATCCTATTCCCAACACATTCATCGTCAACATCGGAGATCAAATGCAG GTTCTGAGCAATGATCGTTACAAGAGCGTGCTGCATCGAGCTTTGGTGAACGAAAAGAAGGAACGAATTTCAATTCCGACGTTCTACTGTCCATCCCCGGACGCTGTGATTGGTCCCACTTCAGAGTTGATCGATGAGAGCCACCCCGCGGTTTATAAGAGATTCACTTATCAGGAATACTATCATAAGTTTTGGAACAGAGGTCTTGCCACCGAGTCCTGCCTCGACATGTTCAAAATCTCTTCATCTTTGTATGACCTCAAGTCACTCACCTTGTAG
- the LOC127813573 gene encoding protein DMR6-LIKE OXYGENASE 2-like isoform X1 has product MSTAGGAKKMLVSDLASSATHVPSNYIRPVLERPNLTNIQSPITADASIPLIDLEDLHGLSRSHIIAQIGQACQEDGFFQIKNHGVPETTIGKAMRTAREFFRLPESERLKNYSDDPSKSTRLSTSFNVKTEQVSNWRDFLRLHCYPLRDYVHEWPTNPLSFREEVAEYCSSVRGLVLRLLEAISESLGLPGDHISNQLGKHAQHMAMNYYPPCPQPELTYGLPSHTDPNLITILLQDDVPGLQVLRQGKWVAVNPIPNTFIVNIGDQMQVLSNDRYKSVLHRALVNEKKERISIPTFYCPSPDAVIGPTSELIDESHPAVYKRFTYQEYYHKFWNRGLATESCLDMFKISSSLYDLKSLTL; this is encoded by the exons ATGTCCACCGCCGGTGGTGCGAAGAAGATGCTGGTAAGCGACCTGGCATCCAGTGCCACTCACGTCCCCTCAAACTACATTCGACCCGTTTTGGAGCGTCCTAATCTCACAAACATTCAAAGCCCTATTACTGCTGATGCTTCGATTCCACTTATAGATCTTGAGGATCTCCACGGTCTTAGCCGCTCTCACATAATCGCACAGATTGGTCAAGCCTGCCAAGAAGATGGTTTCTTCCAG ATTAAGAACCATGGAGTACCGGAGACGACGATCGGAAAGGCGATGCGGACGGCGAGAGAATTCTTCAGGCTGCCTGAAAGCGAGAGGTTGAAGAACTACTCCGACGACCCTTCAAAGTCCACGAGGCTGTCCACGAGTTTCAACGTGAAAACCGAGCAGGTGTCCAATTGGAGAGATTTCCTGCGACTCCACTGTTACCCTCTCCGTGACTACGTCCACGAGTGGCCAACAAATCCTCTATCTTTCAG GGAGGAGGTAGCCGAGTATTGCAGCAGCGTGAGGGGACTGGTTCTGAGGCTGCTTGAAGCCATATCGGAGAGCCTGGGCCTGCCTGGAGATCACATAAGTAACCAATTGGGCAAGCATGCCCAGCACATGGCTATGAATTATTACCCTCCATGTCCCCAACCGGAGCTTACTTACGGGTTGCCGAGCCATACGGATCCAAACTTAATTACAATCCTTCTTCAAGATGACGTCCCCGGCTTGCAGGTCCTCCGGCAAGGAAAATGGGTAGCCGTAAATCCTATTCCCAACACATTCATCGTCAACATCGGAGATCAAATGCAG GTTCTGAGCAATGATCGTTACAAGAGCGTGCTGCATCGAGCTTTGGTGAACGAAAAGAAGGAACGAATTTCAATTCCGACGTTCTACTGTCCATCCCCGGACGCTGTGATTGGTCCCACTTCAGAGTTGATCGATGAGAGCCACCCCGCGGTTTATAAGAGATTCACTTATCAGGAATACTATCATAAGTTTTGGAACAGAGGTCTTGCCACCGAGTCCTGCCTCGACATGTTCAAAATCTCTTCATCTTTGTATGACCTCAAGTCACTCACCTTGTAG